From the genome of Planctomycetia bacterium:
GCATTGTTCTTGGAACCCGACGCTCAGCAGGTCGAATCTCAGGATGGTGCGACAGTCGCTGCGAATCAAACAGCGATCCAGAACGCGCGGCAAGCCGCCGTGATGGACTTTTGTCACGCGGTTTTCAATTCCAACGAATTCATTTCGATCGATTGAGGCGAGGCATGGCCCGTTGCCAACGACGATCGTCGCCTCCATCGCGTCGCGAGTTTCTGCTGCGCGCCGGAGGCGGCTGTGGAGCGTTGGCGCTGGCCTCGTTATTGAATCGGCAAAGTATCGGCAATGAGGCTTTCACCAACACCGCGGCAATCGAAGTTGCACCACGCGCCAAGTCAGTCATCTGGTGTTTCCTCGATGGCGGGCCGAGTCACATCGATTTGTTCGATCCGAAGCCGGAGTTGAATCGTCTCGCCGGGCAGCCGTTGCCTGCCAGCTTTAAGCGCCCCGTCACGGCGATGGGCCGCACGGCGTTCACGAATTTGCTGGCTTCGCAGCGAACCTTCCGGCAGCACGGACAAGCGGGAACTTGGGTCAGCGATTGGTATCCGGAGATCGCCACGTGCGTCGACGAGATCGCCGTGTTGCGCGGTTGCTATGCGGATGGATTGAATCATGTCGGCAGCGTGTGCCAGATGAACACCGGCAGCGTGCTGGCCGGTCGGCCGAGTCTTGGCGCGTGGTCGGTGTACGGCCTCGGATCGGAAAATGAAGAGTTGCCTGGCTTCGTGGTGCTGCAAGACAATCCCGACGAGCCGCCGGGCGGTAATCGGAATTGGGGCACCGGTTTCATGCCGGCTGTTTATCAGGGGACGCGGTTTCTGCCAAGCGCAACGCCTGTGCTGCATCTGGCGCCGGATGTGGCGGTGTCACCTGAGCGACAACGCCGCCGCCTGGATTTCGTACAGCAATTGAATGCGGCGCATTTGCGCGATCGTCAGCAAGACGACCAGTTGGAGGCCCGCATCGCGGCTTATGAGCTGGCGTTTCGCATGCAGTCGGCTGCGCCGCGCCTAGTCGACTTGGCCGGCGAAACCGCGGAGACGCTCCAACTCTACGGGATGGATCAACCGGAGACGGAACATAACGGCCGCAACTGCTTA
Proteins encoded in this window:
- a CDS encoding DUF1501 domain-containing protein, whose amino-acid sequence is MARCQRRSSPPSRREFLLRAGGGCGALALASLLNRQSIGNEAFTNTAAIEVAPRAKSVIWCFLDGGPSHIDLFDPKPELNRLAGQPLPASFKRPVTAMGRTAFTNLLASQRTFRQHGQAGTWVSDWYPEIATCVDEIAVLRGCYADGLNHVGSVCQMNTGSVLAGRPSLGAWSVYGLGSENEELPGFVVLQDNPDEPPGGNRNWGTGFMPAVYQGTRFLPSATPVLHLAPDVAVSPERQRRRLDFVQQLNAAHLRDRQQDDQLEARIAAYELAFRMQSAAPRLVDLAGETAETLQLYGMDQPETEHNGRNCLLARRMVERGVRFVQLYFGAGSKWDAHANVEGNHSLHCRESDRPIAGLLRDLKRRGLLDSTLVIWGGEFGRTPMSESGNGRDHNPYGFTMWMAGGGICGGVTYGATDEIGLYAIDGRVHVHDIHATILHCLGLDHQRLTYLHNGRDERATINGGNVIREVLA